In Glycine soja cultivar W05 chromosome 10, ASM419377v2, whole genome shotgun sequence, the genomic stretch GTTTCTAGAaattgcacattttttttttatttttttaatgtttatagtAACCTCCCTTACTGGATAATGCTTTTTAAATAGTTGAACAATTACATTAATGTATGAGGAGCGtcaaatgtaatattttttgaataattaaggAATTGGTGTAAGTGTACTAAATTGACAAAACCTCaaaatattagtttaatttacattaaaatttatttatcattattttgttcatatttaaATCAAATCCAAAATAGTAAAATCAAACACGCTGCGAATAAATTTGGTACTAGTGTTTACTATTCTGTCAACGCAAGCGCGTTATAAAATAATACCGgtatctcttttctcttttaaatgATGAACAAACACTCAATAGATGTGAACCGGAAAAATaagtctttttttaatattttgtgtgttcataatccttaataaaatatatttttccatctttttctctatttcttttcacataaattttatatgatttataaaaaaaattcaattaaatagaTTTATTTTAGTAACGATATGCATAACTCATGCATAATTCAAGTtcataaagaacaaaaatacaatgaataaaatattttttatgaactcATAATATTTCTCGTTCGAGAATCAATAACTATTTTTCTCAATTAGTATATTGAAATctatttaagaaattataaaaaaagagctTTACTGAGGAATGTCTCAAGAGATTATGTTCTAACTAAATTATTATACTTGAAGTTATTTGTTTGAAAATTGTTAGTAATGGTGCAGATTAATTTAGTCCATTGCAAATCACTTGGCAAGAAACATGCTGCGactcccatttgcatgccatacAGCAAGAAACAGAACGtcctttcatttttaaaaactatatgaCGTAAATGATTTTTGACTAAATTCTTTCTGCAGATTATACTTGCGGATCATGAAAAAATCACGTTACTGTTTGGCTATTGTTTTATGTACTTATTGAAAACTGCCTAGTTTTAATTTTCCCAATATTCAATTTGATTATGTCTGCtgtaattttttgttcttattttcatTGCCCTGGTTTTTCACgtgatttctattttttttattaacctctgctttttttttttttttttgctgaatttgtAAACCTCTGTTTCTAATTTCCATTATTTCCCTGAAACACCAAAAttagacttttttttcttctacttcTTTAGGAAATTCATTATGAGCTTATTGAACAGTAGAATTCCATATTTGAATGGTTTTTAATTCTGGTTTTGTGGAACAATTGTAAAAGATTAAATAAGAATGcaccaaaattaattgtcataaaattaattatataaatttacatgtacattaaatatacattagaaatttttaatattatatataatgacattaattattttataatataattggttTATGAGATCAATTGATTGATTAGAGTATGTTAATAATCTGAAAATCATAAGTTTGAATCTTAcatgaattataaattttaaattatttattttattaaatcttgGTGtcaatcttttaattatttatatatatttattattatactagGTAAAAAAAATAGGCACAAAGTGCTTGGACTGAaaatactaaatatatatatgttgttggTGTGACATATTTGAAAAGatgtaactaaaaaataaaataaaattgaattgcaCATCCAGCAACATAacaaattgatgtgttattgtgtTAATGAGTTTTAATTAAGtagaaagaataatattttattatgaactaattttttttttataagttttatccCATTTGTATAAGTTTTCAGGTACAAGATTAAATTTAACCTGTATACgactaaaagaaattatatgttttacttataaattttaataagtttCTATGTGTACAACCCATCTCTTATCTCATCAAAATTGTAAAACTATGATTCATTCTACTTCAAATCCGATCCAAGctaatttaatttgttcaattatcatatttttattttttccatctGAATTAACCTGATgacctaattaattatttttttaaaataagtttgggagttcaattaaaaaagaaaaaaatgaaaactgagttttagaaaaaaaaagtaaagaaaaggagaatgagtttacatttttaataaatatttttaatttaataattttaatctaaacaaCTATATAAAGagaatattttacatttttaataaaataaacttattaaatcaattttagagCAAGCAGACATATAAGTCCGACAACATTTGTGTGTCTGCATTTCTAATGCACTCTCATATTTTATTgtgttaaatttaatatattataaaaaaaacaattccttgtctatattcttttaattatatttttttaatattaattgtactgtttatttcttttgtggaaagtaaaaaaataaatatgacttttattttttttttctttagggaACATGGcctttatttttagttcctatgtACTAATCACACGTcaatctctctttctctctatatatataaacttccCTTTGAAGTTTTTAGAGTTGTTGGATTAAAATTTTTACTTGACAACATCTGTTGATTTCACTTCAACTCATCTGAATTGTTGTTAGAATAAAGTTACAATTAATCCTTGATTGAATTTCACCGAATTTAACATTAATGAGTAACTAAACTActcaattattaattaagtacaagattttttaaaatgattataatattttattttaattattaattaacgacaaaattaagaaatttatataCACATGCatgtctaatttttaatttaaataatttatttcatatttcatgaataataatgattaaaaaaatatggattttataattaaaaataatatattatattgttgaagaaagaatattataacatatatttaataaataaaaattaaatttaaaataatttataattaaaattatatatactaataatatttttattactaaaatcaatataaaaaattttattagtccagtattaaaaaaatataatccttATTTATTgtgtcaataataataataataataaattaataaataaaatagcatttaaatttgaattagctATTTAAAGTTAAACTAATAACATTTGAATTggaattttaaatcttaaaaataagagtTACTTAAATGTgtatcaattatatattaaataattttgtaatagtcaggtataaaaaaattctgaaagttattttattgaaaTCCTTGACGGACCTAGctgttataattaaaaacatgaaaGAATTATATAGATTTAAGAAATGATTGGacctttcttttaaaaaaaaaagaatgattgaacctaattatattaaaaatgaaattataattattttttataaataaattttaaaattcatgagTATTGATTATAACTATtgttcaaataatatatatatatataataaaaaaaattacgtttgtatctaaagtaaaaaaaaaaaaaataacgttaaaagtttcaaagttttttaactgaaaaaaaaaatacttaaatgacTTAATTTCTAACGGTTATTGACAAAAAGAAATTCTAACTgttaaagtattaaataaatctCCAcctttattgttattaaaaaactcacacaaaaaaaaattgaagtaggTAACATACCtcataattataaaacaaaaactgaaacCAAATACAATTATAAAACCAAATACCTAATTGttcattcaaataatatattaaaaaatccaCCTCTTTCATTTACAGCAAAATGGTTCgaagttgaaataaaacaaagaaaagaagttGAAAGTAATCGTAAAATGTTGAGCACGAGTCCCATCCGATAGATCTAATCCCCAAGAGAcatccatttcattttttgtgtgaaaggaaataaaattgataaacaaaatcttATTCCTAATAAGgaaggaaaataaattttgaattccataaaaaatgtttttttgttttatttactaTGAATATTTAAGTATTGATAGAATAtgattcatataattttatttgcgttttcaaaactattttttatataccaATATGTTagcaaataataacaaataattactACTTGCAAGTTAGTCAAGAAGTAAGATATTTTTACTAACAAAGAGCAAATTCTATATAACATTAACATATTTGTTATCCTTTATTTTGATAGGTATATTGCTCAATAATCTATCTTTTAGGTTAGATAAAAGTATGGTAAAGGTGTGAGTTTTTCAACTATGAGATATTCTCAACATTTATCAAAAGAAAGCTTTAATCAGTACATATGCGATGTTAATTGATGAAGAGtcaaatatcaattttattacTGTTTGTCTGCTCCAATTAGCATGGACATAACATATTTTCTGACCATGTTTTGTTAATCTGTGACTCTTTAacgtattataaaaaatttacttaggCTAAGTCACTTATTCTTTCTAAATATAGAtagtaaaaaaagaagagagatagATACAACCATATGTAAGTCTTACATGCAATACAGATTCTATCTACAAGAATACATGCATTTGCAATGACAAATTCACAACCTCTTGGAAAaagcttattttttgtttattcctTTTGCGTATGATTTTCTCTTTAGTTCAACCTTACaatattaatcaaatttaacatattaatactattttattatacaattatacacaaattaaaaatattttttcaaaatcatattcatgcacaaatttaacacaaaaaaatacacttattgaaaatttaaattgctCACATTAATGCttttactatataatttatgcataaatttgaaatacttttaataatcaaattcaTGCACAcagttaacaaaaaatatatttaacaaaaaattacattgcTCATATTAATGCTactcattatataattttaattattataattaagttaataatatatttataaaatcacaTTCATGCATAACCTACCCTTGGTAagatcaaatcaaatttaacagacaaagttatatttaatgaaaattaaatatctcgaattaattatatttactatataatttatttaaacaattataatgaagttaatgaaaaatatttttttaaaatcaggtTCATGCATGTAAATCAGATTTGTAACAGTCAATTCGtgatttagaaaaatgatgtaattttatataattttttttataaaaaaaacgcaCTTAACatttaaaacatgaaaaatattaaggTTTAAGGTGGTAAGAAGTTGTGACTTCAGACAACTTAACAAAGTTTTAAGTAATTTACTCAATACAActttatatcataatttttataaaaattaaaatttaataataatatctacccaataataataaaaataagaagaaaaagaatagagtttttttcttcatattaatcaattataaatattatgatttttacttttataaatcCAAACCTTAAAGGATAATAAATATCCATTgagtatcataaatttaaaataattgttgaatatAGAATAATagtgtatttattattaataataatttttaataattatggtttttttaaaattatgagaaaaacataataattagTAACATATGAAAAGATAGTAtgtaagttttgtttttttgacaatagtaacatattaaaaaaagtaaaacttataaataataattaataaaagttaaattaaaatatataaagtctGCAAAATATACTAGttcttatcaaataaaaatactaattattgtagataaattatttttaaaaataataataataataatatcacccaatgaacctaaaaaaatatgacgtaattaaattaatatattcaaaataattaaaaatatcattttaaaataattagaaaatatatttttaattaaaaacaaaatttcaagatatttaaaataattaattttaagttttaaataaatatatttaaaaactattaaatataAACAGAAAAAATTTCAGCTACATGTTAACATAAtactcaaattaaataaatgaatatttaaatttaaataattatatatatatatatatatatatatatatatatatattcatatttactCGAATTTATCCGTTTCATAGTATTTCATCACTatcattactttaaaaaaaaataatgatgataaaTTTCAGAAGgttaagattttttaagaaaacatacgtttgattaaaaatttaattaactatttttcttataattttaatgtaacTATGCTTAATATACtacaaaatattttgataaaatctaGTACCGATGTAATTATGGCTTAAAAAATAGTGATATAACTGGGTACAATTAGTAGTACAATTACAAAATTGATAATCCAGAACAGAAGTGCTTTTGATATGTTAATTGAAGTGCATAATCTTCTCAACATGTCTGTTTATAATagttatagataaaaataaaatggaaaaaaaatcgcGTAGTATTAGATGCGGTGGACACGTGGGAGAGAGTGTAAGGAAGGAAGTTGCATCCATCCATCCATCGTCGTCGTCGAACCAATTAACCAAACCCTATCTAGCTTCTTCGCATTCTCATTCACTCTGCCCCCAACCCAAAGCCCCattccctaaccctaaccctaaccctaaatccGAATCTTCTCATGAAACCTCCCACGCAACACTCCACCGTTTCAGAATCAGGTTCGATTCCCTAACCCTCCACAAatcccctttcttttctttgcagTTTCTCCATGGAGGGCTCTGCAGAGGATCTCGGAGCCCCCGAGTCATGGGAGGTCGCTGATTTGGACGAGTCCATGAACCGCTTGAACCTCATGGTCTTTTCCAACAACGATTCTAAGCAACCTCACCAGCGTCTCGCCGATTATAATGACGATGATGCTCCGCTGCCgccgcctcctcctcctccgccTCCTTCGTCCAGTTGCGACGAGGTTTCCGATGACGCCATCAATCAGGTTGATCAGTTCCTTCGCGAAGCCATTCAGAACCCTCGCGAACGGCTTTCAAGTAGGTTTACCTTCGAATCGGTGGAAGAGATTTATTTATAAGCTGTTCAGAGAGAAATTGCTACTTTGTTATAATAGACTCCGAAGGTCTTGGATTACTTTTTCTGGGGGTGTTGTGTGTGTGTAGACTCGATCAGTGCCCTAAATTGTCATTAAGGAGTTGATTTAGGTAATGATTACTGATAAAGTTATCGGGGATTCAATTAAGTACACTGCTAGTGGAATTTTCCACTTGTGTGGTCTGATTAGAGAAACAATTCCAGCATGCTGTCTCTACTTTCGAGTCTAGCTACAATTTGAAAGGATTTGGGTCCCTAAAGTGATGGATTCTTATTTGAATTGAAATGCATCTCCCTCGCTCTCTCCCTTATCATAAATAGATATAATTCCTTATTCCTCACCTCTACGGTGAATGCCTCACTTCACAGGAGCCAACTCCCGAGAACTTAACCAAGCTGCTTCCCGACAGTGATTTTGAGTTTGAAGCATGTGTTTTGTATGTCTGGATTTGTGGCGTAGGCCTCTCCCTGTTCCTTCTAGATTTTGAGTTTTTTGGGGGAGATTAATAACCCCCTTCCCAAAAATATAGGATGCAAAAACACTTAAATGTTCGTTCTTATGTGATGCACTTGCTTACAACTTTTCTAATGGGCTTATTATGCACTTATGCATGCATTATTTGTATGTTATTTGTTTAGATCTAATAAGCTGTATGTTCTTAGAATGATATATCTTGCCCAACTGATTAAGGCTTCTAATTTGATGAATTCAGTCTTGAGGATGGAGCAAGATGTTGAGAATTTTATTCGTGATCCTACTCAACAGCAGCTTGAATTTAAGCAGCTTCCAACATCCTATTTAAGGCTGGCCGCACACCGGGTGGCTCAGCATTACTCATTGCAGTCAATGGTTTTACTGGATAATAGTTTACCAGATGGTTCTGGGTCAAGAATTATTGTTCGCAAAACCTCTGAATGTAAGCTTCCAGTTATCCGCCTTGCAGACATCCCAGTAAAATTATCACCAGAAAACAGTGCTGTCATGAAGGTTGCAATCAAACAGAGGCCGCAGAAGTGGACACAGATTCTCAGCAATGCAAATTCAAACTCAATGAAGAATAATAGCTCTAAAAGTGTGGAGGAGAGAAAAGAGGAATATAATAGGGCTCGAGCTAGGATTTTTAATTCAAGTAATAATGATGGTACTGTAGGTGGGAAGCCAGAATGTGAGTCAAGGCAGCAGGATAACTCATTGCATAGTTCCTTGGTTGTTCCTCGGGTGGAAGATAAATCAGCTTCTGTATCTGATGTCACTTCTGGTAGGGGGCTGGTTGAGTCTTCAACTAATACCAATAGGGCTAGAAGTAGGATAGAGAAGGAGCCAGTTGGTAGGTACAGGCAAAATAATAGGGTGGCTATATTTCGGGACCGAGAGGTTGACCGCAAAGATCCTGATTATGACAGGAACTATGATAGGTATGTGCACCTTTTACCATGTTAGTCATGACTTTGTCTGTTAAGTTTTGTGACCTTTTTGTCTTGTTCCTCTTTGTCAAAGTAAATGGTTTAAGTTTGCTCGCATGAATGATTTGTGACCTGTACAgtgattataaatttttgcATGTTTCTTCATATTCAGATCACATTTTCATTTATCTTGTAGTTATGGAGTGTAGACAGAAAATCTAACCAAGGCATTTGCACATGCATTTAGCATACATTAAGCATATCCTGTCCTGTGCGCATTTACTGGATATTTGCTAGCACCTGTCATGTTGAAGATTTGATTTTATGCATGCTCTCTTGTTTGaatgaataaatgaaaattGGCTTTGGTTAACAAAATATTCAGATTTCCCTGTCTGTTTGCAAGTGCTCTTCAAACCTAGAATGATTTGAATGATTGTTATgctattattttaatactaaaaatattatagcAGCAATGTGAAATATTTCTGCATTATCGTGAAATGGTAGTGGCAAGTGATTATATTCCAGGTGGGGGTGGCAAAGCAAACCAACTCAATCCATCCCAACCCATAAAAAATGGTTGGATTGGGTTGAACCCATTTTGATAGTGGGTTAAAAATCTAATCTTAACACAACTCTTGATGGGTTTCTGGTTTGGATTGGATTGACTcgccataatttttttaaaaataagctaTGGGTTgacccacaacaacaacaaagccttatctCATTAGGTGAAGTCGGCTATATGGACCACATGACGCCATTCAACTTGGTTAAAGACCAAACTTTTAGAGACACTAaataagaaaacagaaaaatataaaCCATCCGAACATAAccataataacattaattagtcCATCAAAACATCCTAATAATTGAAGCATTGAAGCATCAAATAATCCACCAATGACCTTAAATGGCCAAAACTAGAAACATTAATACTTTAGTTCATCAGCACCAAATAAGTCCATAACCACAAATAACTCTTGATGAACCAATAAACCACAAAGCAAATGCCTAAGGCTGTAGTCAATACTCAAAATGAATCAGTAATAGATCAGTGGGTTGAGTTATTCAGCCCAACCTGCCTCTTTTAGCGGCTTAAATGGGCCAATCCAATGGGTTGAATCCATTTTGCCATCCCTAATTCCAGACAATGCTTGTGTCTATTATAAATCGtaaataattataacttttcTGCAGGTTGGCTGAAGCCCATAGAACTTATCAATGTCTTTGTTATTTcatgttcaaaatttaaaagtatcaCATTTGTATTTCCATTTTTCTTTCAGCATATTCCTATTGGGTCTTGCTCCATTTATCACGTGATTGTCTATAATATGTATAGTTGCTGCAAACACATAATCTGTGTGATTTCTACAATACCAACTTTTGAGGTCAGGGTTGTTCTCTACTTGTGTAAACTATTTAGGCCTTATCACTAGTCGATGTGGACTTGGGTTTTTCTTAATACACCCCTTCATGCCCAACACTATTGGGCTTGATATGTGGATAATATGGTGGTTGGCCCAATAGCCGATTTAGGATAA encodes the following:
- the LOC114371112 gene encoding R3H domain-containing protein 2-like, giving the protein MEGSAEDLGAPESWEVADLDESMNRLNLMVFSNNDSKQPHQRLADYNDDDAPLPPPPPPPPPSSSCDEVSDDAINQVDQFLREAIQNPRERLSILRMEQDVENFIRDPTQQQLEFKQLPTSYLRLAAHRVAQHYSLQSMVLLDNSLPDGSGSRIIVRKTSECKLPVIRLADIPVKLSPENSAVMKVAIKQRPQKWTQILSNANSNSMKNNSSKSVEERKEEYNRARARIFNSSNNDGTVGGKPECESRQQDNSLHSSLVVPRVEDKSASVSDVTSGRGLVESSTNTNRARSRIEKEPVGRYRQNNRVAIFRDREVDRKDPDYDRNYDRYMQRFDPGFGFNGGSYAILPMYTAVLNYKTEFPQLGSTHRPHLSAEHQPRPLPQHISGPWAAQSAPAGIGYGHPETMMPPFNPNQVGAHSSSAMYLHSSQYPCQRPGMPFIHHEHVHQPFAQSHQPPPDASFGLARPR